The genomic stretch CGCCGCGGGCCGAGGCACTCAGGCCCCCCGCCACCGTCAGGGTCGCGTGGGTCGCCCCCGTTACGGACACCGCTCCCCGCGCCGCCACCTCCGCCACCGCCCCCAGGTCCGGCGCTTCGGCCAGGTCGCGCATCAGCTCCTGCATGCCTGCCAGGCGCGAGTGAGACACGCTGAGCTGCGCGTACAACTCCCGCAACTCCAGTTCGGCCAGTTCGCGCGCGCGCGTCCCCTCGGCAATCCACTCCGCGCTGAAAAACGTCACCAGCGGCCCTAGCAGCCCGTAAAACAGCAGGTGCGCTGTCAATTCCGCCTGGCGAGACGGCAACTGACTGATGCCGAATTCCACCGCGATCACCACCAGCACGATGATGACCGGTAGCACGTTCCGGATCAGGCGAATGCGGTTCGAGAGCCGCACGTCACGCGGCGGCGGCGCGGGCCGGGGCGGCGCTTTCTTCTGGGTCGTGGGCGTCACCGCCGAATCGGGCATGAAAACAGGATAAAGCGGTGGTGGGCTGTGGGTCGTGGGGGAGGAAACTGTTTCTTGCCCTCTGCTCTTAGCTTTCCGCCGTCTGCTCCTCACTCTCCACTTCTTTTCCCTGTCTGGTCGTCACCATTCCCCTCGTGGCGGCGTCCTGCACCTTCCACTGAACCTGCCGCAGCAGGCCCCGGAACAGGCGGCTTTCGGCGCTGCTCATCAGGGCGCGGTCGAGCATGGCCCGCCACAGCCGCAGGGTGTGCCGCGCCCGCACCGCGTCGGTGTAACCGATCAGGTGCATGGTCTCGTGCAGGTGACCGTACATCGCCTCCATTTCCTCGCGGCTGGCGGTCTTGCGCGTCCATTCCGGGACTTCGTCCTGCGCCTGCATGAACTCGTAGCACACCAGCAGCACGGCCTGCGCCAGATTCAGGCTGGCGTATTCCCCGGTGGGAATGCGGATCGACACCTGGCACTGCTCCAGATCACTGTTGAGCAGGCCCGTTTCCTCCGGCCCGAACACCAGCGCCGGGGCCTGCGCCGCCCGCACCAGCGGCCGCACCTGGGCCGGGTGACGCGGGGCCGGCAGGTCGGCCCGCAGCCGCGCCGTGGTGCCCACACTCAGGTCGCGGTCAGCCAGGGCTTCCCGCAGCGTGCTGTATATCCGCGCCGAGCGCAGCAAGTCTGCCGCGTGCACCGCCATCGCCACCGCCTGCGAATCCAGAATGTCGCAGCGCGGCGCGACGACCCGCAGATCACTGGCCCCCATGTTCAGCATCGCGCGGGCCGCCGCCCCCACGTTTCCAGGCGTTTTCGGAGACACCAGCACCACCGCAAGATTCACGTGGGGGATGCTAGCAGAAAGGCAGCGTGGGGCATGTGCCGTGGGGAGACTGTGGCGCGTGAACGACCATTGCTTTGTGCTGTTTTTCCAGCCTTCGGTGACCAGCCACCCCTTTTGCCCTTCACTCCCGGCGCTGTACGTTTTTCTCTCCGTACCGTTCCAGAAAGGCTTCACGGGTCATCCAGCCCATTTTGGGGGTGCCTTCGCTGGGGGTACGGGTGGTGCCGTAGGCGGCGCGCAGAACGCGGAACCCCAGGCCGTACCAGCGGGCGCGCAGGGGGGGCAAGTCAAGGATGGTGAACCCGGCTTTGGCCAGCGGGCCGTGAAACAGGGTCACGGCGAACACGGCCTGTGCGCCTTGTAACTCCGGGTGGGTCTGAAGCGCCTGGGCCACGTCGCGCAGGCTGCGCTGGTAGGCCTTGTAGGTGGCGGTCAGGTTGCGCGAGGCCAGGCCGACCAGCCGCGTGGAGTTCAGGTGCAGTTCCGCCGTGGGCGTGCCCGGCGGCAGCGGCAGGGGGGGCGGGGCGTGGTCGAGGGCCGCCACGCGCATCACCGCGTCGAACCGGCCAGAAAGGTCGATGATGCCCTCACGCTGCGCGTACCGGTCTTCCACCGCGCGCTGATAAAGGTGGTGCAGCAGGTCACGCGGCTCGGCCGGCCGCAGGTCGCGGAGTTCACCGGCGGGGACGGCCCGGTAGCCCCTGGCTTTCAGGTCAGGCAGCACGGCCCGCAGGTCGGCCAGAGGGACGCGCAGAAGAACGCCGGGGGCCGCTTCACGGGCGGGGGCCGGCAAAGGAGCGATCCCGGCCTGCCGCAGCTTTCGCAGCGCCCCGCCCGTCTGGCTGGGGGCCGCCAGCCCCCAGTAACGCACGGGCTGGCCGCTCAGGGCTTCCAGGCGTGTGGGCTGGATCGGCCCATTCCACCCCGCCACCTCGTGTCCTGCCTGCAGGGCCCGCCACAGGTCGTCGGCGCATTCGTGGCTGGCCTTCAAGGAGACGAGCAGCGTGGCCCTGACTCCCTGCGCGTTCAACATCTCCAGCGTGGCCGCGAAATCTGCGGCGGACTCGATAGGAACGGTCAGGCCCACGGCGGGGTCGCCGGGATGACCGCCATGCAGGCTGCCGAAGGCGCCGGCGCGCAGCAGGAGAGGCCACAGGGTGCGTCGAGACATGCTGGCAGGCATTGTACGCGCTGGGGCGCCAGTCACCCATTTTCAGGCACCTCTCATGTGTTTTCGGCGTATGCTCTGAGGCAGGCATGCTTCAGATTTCCTTCATTTTCCTTCGGGCGAGCGTGAACGCATGAAGCCCCTGCGCATCGGGCTCTTCACCGACACGTTCCTGCCCGATCAGAACGGCATCGTGACCAGCGTGTGTCTGCTCAGCGAACAGCTGGCCGAGCGCGGGCACCATGTGGAAGTCGTGGCGCCGGACTTTCCGGATTACCTGGATCACCGCCCGGACGTGCGGCGCGTTTCCAGCATTCGCTACACCTTTTTGCCCACCTACCGCCTGGCCTGGCCGACCCGCCGGCACTTCGAGCAGAAGTACGACCTGATTCACACCCACACGCCCCTGACGCTGGGCCTGGCCGGTGTGCGCCTGACGCGCAAATGGGACATCCCGCACGTCGCCACCTACCACACGCACCTCAGCGCCTATACCCACTACGTGCCGGGCCTCGGCGCCATCGACCGCACCGTGAAGCTGGTGCCGCGTTTCGTGGGGCAGGTGTACGGCAAAGCCGACGCTGTGATCACCCCCAGCGCCGAGATGATCCCCGATCTGCGGGCCTGGGGCGTGCCGCACCCCGTCGTCATTCCCACCAGCATCGACCCCGTGGCGCTGAACGCCGCGCCGCCCATCGTCAGCCCCTGGCCGGAAGGCAAGCGCCGCCTGCTGACCGTGGGCCGCCTGGCGCGCGAGAAACGCTTCGATCTGGTGCTCGACGCTCTGGCCAGGCTGCCGGACGCGCACCTGGTGGTGCTGGGCGAGGGGCCGGAGCGCCTGCACCTGGAACACCACGCCGCGAAACTGGGCATTCTGGAGCGCGTGACCTTCCTGGGCGTGCGCCCCTGGA from Deinococcus fonticola encodes the following:
- a CDS encoding RNA methyltransferase; protein product: MNLAVVLVSPKTPGNVGAAARAMLNMGASDLRVVAPRCDILDSQAVAMAVHAADLLRSARIYSTLREALADRDLSVGTTARLRADLPAPRHPAQVRPLVRAAQAPALVFGPEETGLLNSDLEQCQVSIRIPTGEYASLNLAQAVLLVCYEFMQAQDEVPEWTRKTASREEMEAMYGHLHETMHLIGYTDAVRARHTLRLWRAMLDRALMSSAESRLFRGLLRQVQWKVQDAATRGMVTTRQGKEVESEEQTAES
- a CDS encoding YkoP family protein, which encodes MSRRTLWPLLLRAGAFGSLHGGHPGDPAVGLTVPIESAADFAATLEMLNAQGVRATLLVSLKASHECADDLWRALQAGHEVAGWNGPIQPTRLEALSGQPVRYWGLAAPSQTGGALRKLRQAGIAPLPAPAREAAPGVLLRVPLADLRAVLPDLKARGYRAVPAGELRDLRPAEPRDLLHHLYQRAVEDRYAQREGIIDLSGRFDAVMRVAALDHAPPPLPLPPGTPTAELHLNSTRLVGLASRNLTATYKAYQRSLRDVAQALQTHPELQGAQAVFAVTLFHGPLAKAGFTILDLPPLRARWYGLGFRVLRAAYGTTRTPSEGTPKMGWMTREAFLERYGEKNVQRRE
- a CDS encoding glycosyltransferase family 4 protein, with translation MKPLRIGLFTDTFLPDQNGIVTSVCLLSEQLAERGHHVEVVAPDFPDYLDHRPDVRRVSSIRYTFLPTYRLAWPTRRHFEQKYDLIHTHTPLTLGLAGVRLTRKWDIPHVATYHTHLSAYTHYVPGLGAIDRTVKLVPRFVGQVYGKADAVITPSAEMIPDLRAWGVPHPVVIPTSIDPVALNAAPPIVSPWPEGKRRLLTVGRLAREKRFDLVLDALARLPDAHLVVLGEGPERLHLEHHAAKLGILERVTFLGVRPWTEIGAYYRLAELFLFASDSETQGLVLQEAQLMGVPVVAVGARGTLSSVESGYSGYLVAPGDVSGLVQHAQAILQTPQRWAELSRNAREFGGRTTPGGVAEQVLRVYDSALSRHTAQADSGGEKGKFIPVTRRSNPAYDR